In one Campylobacter insulaenigrae NCTC 12927 genomic region, the following are encoded:
- the hemH gene encoding ferrochelatase, translating to MKYVFFLNMGGVNQLSECEVFLKNMFNDPYILDIKNALLRKFVAFMIRKSRLKAMIKNYEKMGGKSPLTQITQSLCNKLNSQNKQYHFDFISLYVPPFACDVFGKYNFKKEDEVILFPLYPHHSKTTTTSSVESARMNLTKLKNQASVRVIDTFYKDEIYNKMIIEHILKQKKYEHKILIFSAHSLPISIIKKGDLYEKHIKDHVDILKKALKSHFDEIVLSYQSKLGPVKWLEPSTSEILSKIESKALIYPISFCIDCSETIFELSMEYKHLAKQEYDLIACPNDSVEFIDFIISRL from the coding sequence ATGAAATATGTTTTTTTTCTTAATATGGGCGGAGTAAATCAACTAAGCGAATGCGAAGTTTTTTTAAAAAATATGTTTAATGATCCTTATATTTTAGATATTAAAAATGCTTTATTAAGAAAATTTGTAGCTTTTATGATAAGAAAGTCAAGACTCAAAGCTATGATAAAAAATTATGAGAAAATGGGAGGAAAATCTCCTTTAACACAAATTACGCAAAGTTTATGTAATAAGTTAAATTCTCAAAATAAACAATATCATTTTGATTTTATAAGTTTATACGTACCACCTTTTGCTTGTGATGTTTTTGGTAAATATAATTTTAAAAAAGAAGATGAAGTTATTTTATTTCCTTTGTATCCGCATCATTCTAAAACAACGACTACAAGTTCTGTTGAATCAGCACGAATGAATTTGACAAAATTAAAAAATCAAGCAAGTGTTAGAGTTATTGATACGTTTTATAAAGATGAAATTTATAACAAAATGATAATTGAACATATTTTAAAACAAAAAAAGTACGAACACAAAATTTTAATTTTTTCTGCACATTCTTTACCTATTTCTATTATTAAAAAGGGTGATTTGTATGAAAAGCATATTAAAGATCACGTAGATATATTAAAGAAGGCTTTAAAATCTCATTTTGATGAAATTGTACTTTCTTACCAGTCTAAGTTGGGTCCTGTAAAATGGTTAGAACCAAGTACAAGTGAAATTTTATCCAAGATAGAATCCAAAGCTTTGATTTATCCTATATCTTTTTGCATAGATTGTTCGGAAACTATTTTTGAATTAAGTATGGAATATAAACATTTAGCAAAACAAGAATACGATCTTATTGCTTGCCCCAATGATTCTGTTGAATTTATTGATTTTATTATATCTAGGCTTTAA
- the fliE gene encoding flagellar hook-basal body complex protein FliE, whose amino-acid sequence MNNINQLNNLNNKTNSTNTNSIGNEFSSLLKNSINDLNKNQEDAEAAMTDIATGEVKDLHQAAIAISKAETSMKFMLEVRNKAINAYKEISRTQI is encoded by the coding sequence ATAAACAACATTAATCAACTCAACAACTTAAACAACAAAACCAACTCAACTAATACAAATAGTATTGGCAATGAATTTTCAAGTTTATTAAAAAATTCTATTAACGATCTTAATAAAAATCAAGAAGATGCTGAAGCAGCGATGACAGATATTGCTACTGGAGAGGTAAAAGATTTGCATCAAGCAGCTATAGCAATTAGCAAAGCTGAAACAAGTATGAAATTTATGCTTGAAGTTAGAAATAAAGCTATAAACGCGTATAAAGAAATTTCAAGAACTCAAATATAA
- a CDS encoding cell division protein FtsI/penicillin-binding protein has protein sequence MLQNATRNRVSKVAFAFCMALFFMVLFLLSTFFLTSKRHIPNTEKEQYFSALRGNIITNDNFIVTSSRQIYRAEIDLRSLDPSKKDLFLTLFQIYSGASDEEMQDIKKRMNGKKRSYSFILLQNINSKNASYLKELAKKLYTQGFFQPFTNNNGRVETRGLNIIEHKEDRVYMPKDSLTPIIGYTRTYMDTESDILKNSGIKGLEKYYNECLNPLQNAKIQGLKDIGGNIILNLYSYEQRKVNGCDLYLNISLKLQKSLEKAIDQKNDDLKANEIIVAVMESKSGKILALASSRRYDPQNRGKDLSVLNASAVEYGYEAGSVIKPFIFTTALMLDKIKTNEIIDTNKGRYKLGRFTIRDDHIKNKMTMEEVITYSSNIGMIKIAQRLSNLEIISGLRIFRFGEKSGIDLPYEQKGEIPNPKRLKDIEKSVLSYGYGLKTTFMQLLAAYNVFNNDGIYITPQIANKFYQDGRLVNLDKDIKKDKILSSKAAQQMQQILINVIEQGTGKKAFTEGIIIGGKTGTARIAETKGYTSNRYNASFFGFANDANHAYTIGVLVRNPTKAYSYYAAQSALPIFKDIVHILIKENYLIPIKDKK, from the coding sequence ATGCTCCAAAATGCTACTCGAAATAGAGTCTCTAAGGTTGCTTTTGCTTTTTGTATGGCTCTATTTTTCATGGTGTTATTTTTATTGTCTACATTTTTTCTCACTTCTAAAAGACATATTCCAAATACAGAAAAAGAACAATATTTTTCTGCCTTAAGAGGTAATATTATCACCAATGATAATTTTATTGTTACTTCTAGTAGACAAATTTACAGAGCAGAGATAGATTTAAGAAGTTTAGATCCTAGTAAAAAAGATCTTTTTTTAACGCTTTTTCAAATTTATAGTGGCGCCAGTGACGAAGAAATGCAAGATATAAAAAAAAGAATGAATGGCAAAAAAAGGAGTTATAGTTTTATTTTATTGCAAAATATCAATTCAAAAAATGCAAGTTATCTTAAAGAACTTGCAAAAAAACTCTACACCCAAGGTTTTTTTCAACCATTTACAAACAATAATGGACGAGTTGAAACAAGAGGGCTTAATATAATAGAACATAAAGAAGATCGTGTGTATATGCCAAAAGATTCTTTAACCCCTATTATAGGATACACTAGAACTTATATGGATACTGAAAGTGATATTTTAAAGAATTCAGGTATTAAAGGTTTAGAAAAATATTATAATGAGTGTTTAAATCCTCTACAAAATGCTAAAATTCAAGGTTTAAAAGATATAGGTGGAAATATTATCTTAAATTTATATTCTTATGAGCAACGTAAAGTTAATGGCTGTGATTTGTATTTAAACATATCATTAAAGCTTCAAAAAAGTCTAGAAAAAGCTATAGATCAAAAAAATGATGATCTTAAAGCCAATGAAATAATTGTTGCTGTAATGGAAAGTAAAAGTGGTAAAATTCTAGCACTAGCTAGCTCGAGAAGATACGACCCACAAAACCGTGGAAAAGATTTATCAGTCTTAAATGCTAGTGCTGTAGAATATGGATACGAAGCTGGTTCTGTTATCAAACCTTTTATTTTTACTACCGCTTTAATGCTTGATAAAATAAAAACAAATGAGATTATAGATACAAACAAAGGCCGATACAAACTAGGTCGTTTTACCATACGAGATGATCATATCAAAAATAAAATGACTATGGAAGAAGTTATTACTTATTCGTCTAATATTGGTATGATAAAAATTGCTCAAAGACTTAGTAACTTAGAAATTATTTCAGGGCTTAGAATTTTTAGATTTGGCGAAAAAAGTGGTATAGATTTACCTTATGAACAAAAAGGCGAAATTCCTAACCCAAAAAGATTAAAAGACATAGAAAAATCTGTTTTAAGTTATGGATATGGATTAAAAACTACTTTTATGCAACTCTTAGCTGCCTATAATGTTTTTAATAATGACGGAATTTATATTACTCCACAAATTGCAAATAAATTTTATCAAGATGGACGTTTGGTAAATTTAGATAAAGATATAAAAAAAGATAAAATTTTATCTAGTAAAGCAGCCCAACAAATGCAACAAATTTTAATCAATGTTATCGAACAAGGCACAGGAAAAAAAGCTTTTACTGAAGGCATTATCATAGGTGGCAAAACAGGAACTGCTCGTATAGCCGAAACAAAAGGATATACCTCTAATCGTTACAATGCTTCTTTTTTTGGATTTGCCAATGATGCAAATCATGCTTATACCATAGGAGTTCTAGTGAGAAATCCCACTAAAGCCTATAGTTATTATGCTGCACAAAGCGCATTGCCAATATTTAAAGATATAGTTCATATTCTCATCAAAGAAAATTATTTAATTCCTATAAAAGATAAAAAATAA